Proteins from a genomic interval of Nitrosomonas sp.:
- a CDS encoding DegQ family serine endoprotease, with protein MVMLLLSLPLLAKEVSVLPDFTRLVESQGQAVVNISTIQTQQTGAEQFFPKIPNLPEDSPFHDFFRRYMQPYSGPRKHESRSLGSGFIVSGDGYILTNAHVVESASQITVKLADKREFKATVIGADKKSDVALIKIEASNLPIVKQGDPDKLKVGEWVVAIGAPFGFESSVTAGIVSAKGRSLAQENYVPFIQTDVAINPGNSGGPLFNMQGEVVGINSQIYSRTGGFMGLSFAIPIDVATNIAKQLREYGKVSRGKIGVMIQEITEELAESFNLDKPRGALVVSTEKDGPADKAGIRARDVILKFDDQEVVASSDLPRLVGNTKPGSKTSIQVWRNGSTKNLTIKVGEMPGEDTVVIQRGQNKPSENANRLGLFLKELTDAQKKQLGIENGLLVEDVVAGMAGSAGILSGDVILGINDQDIKSVEQFNKLLDKTEQGRHIALLVRRGDKTTFISILVDK; from the coding sequence ATGGTGATGCTGCTGTTATCACTACCGTTACTGGCAAAAGAGGTGTCGGTGCTGCCAGACTTTACCCGGCTAGTCGAATCACAAGGGCAGGCCGTTGTCAATATCAGCACGATACAGACGCAGCAGACAGGTGCAGAACAATTCTTCCCCAAAATCCCCAATTTACCGGAAGATTCGCCATTTCATGATTTTTTCCGGCGTTATATGCAGCCTTACTCAGGCCCCCGAAAACATGAATCTCGTTCGCTGGGATCGGGTTTTATTGTTAGTGGAGATGGTTATATACTTACTAATGCGCATGTTGTTGAATCTGCAAGCCAAATAACTGTAAAACTCGCTGATAAGCGTGAATTTAAAGCTACGGTAATTGGCGCGGATAAGAAGTCTGATGTTGCGTTGATTAAGATAGAAGCCAGTAATCTTCCCATCGTTAAACAAGGTGATCCTGATAAACTCAAAGTTGGAGAATGGGTGGTTGCTATTGGAGCGCCATTCGGTTTTGAAAGTAGTGTGACCGCAGGAATTGTCAGCGCAAAAGGACGCTCGCTTGCTCAGGAAAATTATGTGCCATTTATTCAGACAGATGTCGCAATTAATCCGGGTAATTCTGGTGGTCCGTTGTTCAATATGCAGGGTGAGGTGGTTGGAATTAATTCCCAGATATATAGCCGTACCGGGGGATTCATGGGCTTATCGTTCGCTATTCCAATTGATGTTGCGACCAATATAGCCAAGCAACTCAGAGAGTATGGGAAGGTTTCCCGTGGAAAAATTGGAGTGATGATCCAGGAAATAACGGAGGAGCTCGCGGAGTCGTTTAATCTTGATAAGCCTCGAGGAGCATTGGTGGTTTCAACAGAAAAAGATGGACCTGCTGATAAAGCGGGTATCAGGGCAAGAGATGTTATCCTGAAATTTGATGATCAGGAAGTGGTTGCATCCAGCGATTTACCACGCTTGGTTGGTAATACCAAACCAGGTTCTAAAACTAGTATACAGGTGTGGCGTAACGGATCAACCAAAAACCTGACAATCAAGGTTGGTGAAATGCCAGGAGAAGATACTGTTGTTATTCAGCGGGGACAAAATAAGCCCAGTGAGAATGCAAATCGACTCGGACTTTTTCTTAAGGAATTAACAGATGCACAGAAAAAGCAATTAGGTATCGAAAATGGGTTGCTGGTTGAAGACGTAGTGGCAGGCATGGCTGGAAGTGCGGGTATCCTGAGCGGCGATGTAATACTCGGTATTAATGATCAGGATATTAAATCTGTTGAGCAATTTAATAAATTACTGGATAAAACTGAGCAGGGTCGCCATATTGCTCTGCTGGTGCGTCGTGGGGATAAAACGACCTTTATTTCAATTCTAGTAGATAAATAA
- a CDS encoding sigma-E factor negative regulatory protein, whose translation MNNKLSDLVDGELGDDEAGEFIKLIGKDDEMLARWADYHIIGEALRQPAFISNFDISGKVRQQLTSEPTLIAPRHNKIYPTNRSKLLGFSAAASIAILAIGWMVSVSIDTRPVQQEMLVVDKTERRSTDADNHSVTFLPPPGYPHLPTSIDFNRADFPFVYKGFSHGGVINRPYNNHANQINMPQIPQTSVKSVPSGD comes from the coding sequence GTGAATAATAAACTTTCAGATTTGGTTGACGGTGAGCTTGGTGATGATGAAGCAGGTGAATTTATCAAATTGATCGGGAAAGATGACGAGATGCTTGCCCGGTGGGCGGATTACCATATAATTGGTGAAGCATTGCGTCAGCCAGCTTTCATTTCTAATTTTGATATTTCTGGGAAGGTTCGTCAGCAATTGACTAGTGAACCAACGTTGATAGCACCTCGGCATAATAAGATTTATCCAACAAACAGATCGAAATTACTCGGCTTTTCAGCTGCAGCCTCGATTGCTATCCTTGCAATTGGCTGGATGGTTTCTGTATCTATTGATACCCGCCCTGTTCAACAGGAAATGCTGGTTGTTGACAAGACGGAGAGGCGATCGACAGATGCGGATAATCATTCGGTGACCTTCCTGCCGCCGCCAGGTTATCCACACCTTCCGACATCAATCGATTTTAATCGTGCAGATTTTCCTTTTGTTTACAAAGGATTTTCTCATGGTGGTGTGATTAATCGCCCTTATAATAATCATGCTAATCAAATTAATATGCCGCAAATACCGCAAACATCAGTGAAATCTGTCCCTTCGGGCGATTGA
- the rpoE gene encoding RNA polymerase sigma factor RpoE produces MSDREIDQQLVERVQRGDKHAFDLLVIKYQRRLARLLSQFIRDQAEVEDIAQETFIKAYRALPSFRGDSAFYTWLYRIGINTAKNFLVSQGRKAPTTINNFDNEDAENFEGADALREMNTPESELMGKQVALTVNQSLDALPEELRTAIILREIEGLGYEEIANIMGCPIGTVRSRIFRAREAVAEKLRPLLGTDKNKRW; encoded by the coding sequence ATGAGTGACCGCGAGATCGACCAACAACTGGTTGAAAGGGTGCAGCGGGGTGATAAGCATGCTTTTGACCTTTTAGTGATTAAATATCAGCGTAGATTGGCGCGATTACTGTCGCAATTCATACGCGATCAGGCCGAGGTAGAAGATATCGCGCAGGAAACATTTATCAAAGCTTATCGCGCACTTCCCTCTTTTCGTGGTGATAGTGCTTTTTATACTTGGTTATACAGAATCGGAATCAATACAGCAAAAAATTTTCTGGTATCACAAGGGCGTAAGGCACCAACCACAATCAACAATTTTGACAATGAGGATGCAGAGAATTTTGAGGGAGCGGACGCGCTGCGTGAAATGAATACGCCTGAGAGTGAACTAATGGGTAAACAAGTTGCTCTTACCGTAAATCAGTCACTAGATGCCTTGCCAGAGGAATTGCGTACCGCGATTATTCTCAGAGAAATAGAAGGGCTGGGTTATGAAGAAATTGCTAATATTATGGGCTGTCCAATAGGTACGGTGCGTTCCAGGATATTCAGGGCACGCGAGGCTGTAGCTGAAAAATTACGCCCTCTGTTGGGTACGGACAAAAATAAAAGATGGTAG
- the pmbA gene encoding metalloprotease PmbA — MNNSIDKTESTQIFACGPEILQDIAATILKLAKKGGASACETHISEGSGQNVTARMGEVETIEYTRDKGLSVTVYIGQNRGNASSSDFSPKAIEETVSAALDIARYTSADSFAGLAEADLLATSFPDLDLYHPWSLPVEQAIEMAKQCEAAALAVDKRIVNSEGASVSVSAAQFVYANSLGFIGGYPSSSHGISCAVIAGEENSMQRDYWYSVARARDDLEHINTVGQKAGQRSLARLGARKIATCEASVLFDALIAPSLLGYFVQAISGSNLYRKSSFLLDSIGKPVFPKNIQLDESPHLIKGLASHSFDDDGVATHARKVVENGVVQGYFLGSYAARKLGMHSTGNAGGNHNLILKNDAPLSFRALLKKMDKGLLVTELLGHGVNLVTGDYSQGAAGFWVEQGEICFPVEEITIAGNLQTMYRGIIAVGDEVIVRGSRQCGALMIDRMTIAGS, encoded by the coding sequence ATGAATAATTCAATAGACAAAACTGAATCTACGCAAATTTTTGCATGTGGCCCTGAAATTCTACAGGACATCGCTGCTACCATTCTGAAGCTGGCCAAAAAGGGTGGGGCAAGTGCTTGCGAAACACATATTTCTGAGGGTAGCGGGCAAAATGTGACTGCCCGTATGGGTGAGGTGGAGACCATTGAATATACACGCGATAAAGGACTTTCTGTAACGGTTTACATTGGACAGAATCGTGGCAATGCCAGCAGCAGTGATTTTTCTCCTAAAGCCATTGAAGAAACTGTTTCCGCCGCGTTGGACATTGCACGCTATACGTCAGCAGATAGCTTCGCCGGATTGGCGGAAGCCGATTTACTGGCAACGAGCTTCCCTGATCTTGATTTGTATCACCCTTGGTCATTGCCTGTCGAGCAAGCTATTGAAATGGCGAAACAATGCGAGGCAGCGGCGCTGGCAGTCGATAAGCGTATCGTTAACTCCGAGGGGGCGAGTGTGTCTGTCAGTGCGGCGCAATTTGTCTATGCCAACAGCCTTGGTTTCATTGGTGGGTATCCATCTTCCAGTCACGGTATCAGCTGCGCCGTCATCGCGGGTGAAGAAAACAGTATGCAACGTGATTACTGGTATAGCGTGGCGCGAGCGCGGGATGATCTTGAACACATTAATACGGTTGGTCAGAAGGCTGGTCAGCGCAGCCTCGCGCGGTTGGGTGCCCGAAAAATTGCAACCTGCGAGGCATCCGTGCTGTTTGATGCATTGATTGCCCCAAGTCTGCTTGGTTATTTCGTTCAGGCTATTAGCGGCTCGAATCTCTACCGCAAATCATCTTTCTTACTTGACAGTATTGGTAAGCCAGTCTTTCCGAAGAATATTCAGCTTGATGAGTCTCCGCATTTAATCAAGGGACTGGCGAGTCATTCTTTCGATGATGATGGTGTGGCCACGCACGCGCGCAAGGTTGTAGAAAATGGTGTCGTCCAAGGTTATTTTTTGGGAAGTTATGCTGCGCGAAAATTGGGTATGCACTCAACCGGTAATGCCGGTGGCAATCACAATCTAATCCTGAAAAATGATGCGCCACTATCCTTCAGGGCATTACTCAAAAAAATGGACAAAGGATTGTTGGTTACCGAGCTGCTCGGCCATGGTGTCAACTTGGTAACTGGTGATTATTCACAAGGCGCTGCCGGATTTTGGGTGGAGCAGGGGGAAATCTGCTTTCCCGTCGAGGAAATTACTATTGCGGGCAACCTGCAAACCATGTACCGTGGCATCATTGCAGTGGGTGATGAGGTGATTGTTCGCGGTTCCCGGCAATGTGGCGCCTTAATGATCGATCGGATGACGATTGCGGGAAGCTAG
- a CDS encoding DUF615 domain-containing protein — protein MHDLQALGEQLTQLNPEQLQQLDLPDILMEALLEARHISKHGARRRQMQFIGKWMRAIDPLPVQEKLNEWQQSSASHTAWLHRLEKWRERLLSDETALTKFSEAYPQTNIQQLRTLLRNVQHERLANKPPKNFRLLFKLLREIIPQKTESNLDQDSGD, from the coding sequence ATGCACGACCTGCAAGCGTTAGGAGAGCAGCTGACTCAACTGAATCCAGAACAGCTGCAACAGCTTGATTTACCTGATATCCTAATGGAAGCATTGCTGGAAGCCCGCCACATCAGTAAACATGGCGCGCGCAGGCGTCAAATGCAATTTATTGGCAAATGGATGCGTGCGATTGATCCACTGCCAGTTCAGGAAAAACTGAATGAATGGCAGCAATCCAGCGCCAGTCACACTGCCTGGCTACATCGTCTTGAAAAATGGCGGGAGAGATTATTAAGTGATGAAACCGCGCTAACTAAATTTTCCGAGGCTTATCCGCAGACAAATATCCAACAATTACGTACTTTGCTGCGCAATGTGCAGCACGAGCGACTTGCCAATAAACCCCCGAAGAATTTCCGACTCCTGTTCAAATTGTTGCGTGAAATTATTCCACAAAAAACTGAATCAAATCTCGATCAGGACTCCGGGGACTAA
- the xth gene encoding exodeoxyribonuclease III: MRIITLNLNGLRSAASKGFFEWLSRQNADIVCVQELKAQLGDLTEKMRTPDSYCGYFHCAGKKGYSGVGIYSRREPDNLVEGIGIPAIDLEGRFLRADFANLTVISLYLPSGSSGEHRQEMKYFFMEHFSPILQALAQSGRDVVLCGDWNIAHQIIDIKNWRSNQKNSGFLPEERAWLSTLFDQLRFVDVFRKINLEPEQYTWWSNRGQAWLKNVGWRIDYQIATPALADTARSVSIYKDERFSDHAPLVIDYDYSL; the protein is encoded by the coding sequence ATGAGAATCATCACACTGAACCTGAATGGCTTGCGCTCAGCGGCCAGCAAAGGTTTTTTTGAATGGCTATCCCGACAAAATGCCGATATTGTTTGTGTGCAGGAACTGAAAGCGCAGTTAGGAGATTTAACCGAGAAAATGCGTACACCAGATAGTTATTGCGGATATTTTCATTGTGCTGGCAAAAAAGGATATAGCGGTGTGGGTATTTATTCCCGCCGGGAGCCAGATAATCTTGTTGAAGGCATTGGCATTCCTGCCATTGATTTGGAAGGACGCTTTTTAAGAGCGGACTTTGCGAATCTGACCGTCATTTCACTCTATTTGCCATCTGGTTCCAGCGGCGAGCATCGCCAGGAAATGAAATATTTTTTTATGGAACACTTTTCCCCTATTTTGCAGGCGCTAGCCCAAAGTGGGCGTGATGTGGTGTTATGTGGTGACTGGAATATTGCCCATCAGATTATTGATATCAAAAACTGGCGTTCCAATCAGAAAAACTCAGGATTTTTGCCTGAAGAACGCGCCTGGCTGTCAACACTTTTCGATCAATTGAGGTTCGTGGATGTGTTTCGCAAAATCAATCTCGAACCGGAGCAATACACCTGGTGGTCAAATCGTGGTCAAGCATGGCTCAAAAATGTTGGCTGGCGTATTGATTATCAGATTGCCACCCCAGCACTGGCTGATACCGCCAGGTCTGTGTCCATCTACAAGGATGAGCGGTTTTCCGATCATGCACCACTGGTCATCGACTACGACTACTCGTTATGA
- a CDS encoding MFS transporter: MTSASWRQVWCIYLHPRVFGMLMLGFSAGLPLLLILGTLSFWLREAGIDRATIGYFSWIGLAYGFKWAWAPLVDKMPLPLLSRWLGRRRAWLLLSQLAIATALIGMANTNPAEQLSHMIFFALAVAFASATQDIALDAYRIEAVALQMQGAMAATYQAGYRMAMIMASAGALWLAAAFDPTPGSYDYHSWQTAYYFMAACMLIGITTTLLIREPEVSVNPQLTIENEELARKIVLRWRINARFSGMLIWLYGAVVAPFRDFITRFGLHALLILTLIAVYRISDVVMGVMSNPFYVDMGYSKDEVAMVSKVYGVIMTILGAVVGGVLIAKIGIIRTLFLGAVLSAATNLLFVWLASRGHDISGLIFVISADNLSAGIASSAFVAYLSSLTHTAYSATQYAMFSSVMLLLPKFIAGFSGEFVDVYGYAMFFTGTALLGIPVLFLVWKVGQLDFYVADNNRSDSSEPIK; the protein is encoded by the coding sequence ATGACATCCGCCAGTTGGAGACAGGTATGGTGCATCTACCTGCACCCACGGGTATTCGGCATGCTCATGCTTGGCTTTTCCGCCGGATTACCGCTGCTGCTGATACTGGGAACACTTTCCTTCTGGCTACGTGAAGCAGGTATCGATCGCGCCACCATTGGCTATTTCAGCTGGATTGGCCTGGCTTACGGATTCAAGTGGGCGTGGGCACCGCTAGTGGATAAAATGCCGCTGCCTCTGCTATCTCGATGGCTTGGGCGGCGACGTGCCTGGTTACTGCTGTCCCAATTAGCCATTGCTACTGCATTGATCGGCATGGCCAATACCAATCCAGCAGAACAATTATCCCATATGATTTTCTTTGCTTTAGCGGTAGCGTTTGCCTCGGCAACCCAGGATATTGCGCTCGACGCCTACCGTATTGAGGCCGTCGCGCTGCAAATGCAAGGAGCGATGGCGGCAACTTATCAGGCAGGCTACCGCATGGCCATGATTATGGCCTCGGCTGGTGCGTTATGGTTAGCGGCTGCATTTGACCCGACTCCTGGCAGTTATGACTACCATTCCTGGCAAACGGCCTATTATTTTATGGCAGCTTGCATGCTGATCGGCATTACAACCACACTACTTATTCGTGAACCTGAGGTATCAGTCAATCCGCAACTGACCATAGAAAATGAGGAACTAGCACGTAAAATTGTATTGCGCTGGCGTATCAATGCACGTTTCTCTGGCATGTTGATCTGGCTCTATGGCGCAGTAGTCGCGCCTTTCCGGGATTTCATCACACGCTTTGGCCTTCATGCCTTGCTGATTTTGACCCTGATTGCGGTATACCGGATTTCTGATGTCGTTATGGGTGTGATGAGCAATCCTTTTTATGTAGACATGGGTTACAGCAAGGACGAGGTCGCAATGGTCTCCAAAGTCTACGGTGTCATCATGACAATACTGGGTGCGGTAGTGGGCGGAGTACTGATTGCAAAAATTGGTATCATCCGTACTCTGTTTCTGGGTGCGGTTTTATCCGCCGCGACGAATCTGCTGTTTGTATGGCTGGCAAGCAGAGGGCATGATATTAGCGGGCTGATATTTGTCATTTCGGCCGACAACCTTTCTGCAGGAATTGCCTCATCAGCATTTGTCGCTTACTTATCCAGCCTGACGCACACCGCTTATTCCGCAACACAATATGCCATGTTCAGTTCGGTCATGCTATTACTGCCAAAATTCATCGCCGGATTCAGCGGAGAATTTGTAGATGTCTATGGCTATGCAATGTTTTTTACTGGCACAGCGCTATTGGGCATACCGGTGCTGTTTCTGGTCTGGAAAGTTGGGCAACTGGATTTTTATGTTGCAGACAATAATAGAAGTGACTCATCTGAACCAATTAAGTAG
- the pyrC gene encoding dihydroorotase gives MNTQFISTVQQTLTLTRPDDWHLHLRDGGAMQSVLPDTARCFARAIIMPNLVPPVVDTEQARAYRKRILEAVPDGMKFEPLMTLYLTDTTSPDEIVCAKNSGFVHAVKLYPAGATTHSAAGVTDISRCYGTLEKMEAIDMPLLVHGEVVDPVIDMFDREKIFIDRVLLPLTQRFSGLRIIFEHITTREAVDFVQAASRKIAATITPHHLLLNRNAMLAGGLRPHHYCLPVLKRENHRQALIEAATSGNPRFFLGTDSAPHPVHHKETACGCAGIYSAHAAIEFYASVFEQVGRLDKLEAFASFYGADFYRLPRNQDHITLIRQPWKIPGQFEFADNQLVPLGAGEYLNWKLST, from the coding sequence ATGAATACTCAATTTATTTCCACTGTGCAGCAGACACTTACATTGACGCGGCCCGACGATTGGCATCTGCATTTGCGCGATGGCGGTGCGATGCAATCAGTACTGCCAGATACCGCGCGTTGCTTTGCGCGGGCGATCATTATGCCTAATCTCGTTCCTCCAGTGGTAGATACCGAGCAGGCGAGGGCTTATCGCAAACGCATACTCGAAGCGGTTCCGGATGGGATGAAATTTGAGCCACTGATGACGCTTTATCTCACGGATACGACATCACCTGATGAAATTGTGTGTGCCAAAAATAGTGGTTTTGTCCATGCCGTTAAGCTTTATCCTGCTGGAGCCACCACGCACTCTGCTGCCGGTGTGACGGATATTTCCCGCTGCTACGGCACATTGGAAAAAATGGAGGCGATCGATATGCCGCTGCTTGTGCATGGGGAAGTTGTTGATCCGGTAATCGATATGTTTGACCGGGAGAAAATCTTTATTGACCGTGTATTGTTGCCGCTTACCCAGCGTTTTTCGGGATTGCGTATTATATTTGAGCATATCACTACCCGAGAAGCGGTCGATTTTGTGCAGGCAGCATCCAGGAAAATTGCGGCAACGATTACGCCGCATCATTTGCTGTTGAACCGCAATGCCATGTTAGCTGGTGGACTACGACCACATCACTATTGCCTGCCAGTATTAAAACGGGAAAATCACCGTCAGGCACTCATTGAGGCGGCGACTAGCGGTAATCCGAGATTCTTTCTGGGAACCGATAGCGCGCCACATCCAGTCCATCACAAGGAAACGGCCTGTGGTTGTGCCGGTATTTACAGTGCTCATGCGGCGATCGAATTTTACGCCTCGGTTTTTGAGCAGGTGGGTCGTCTGGATAAACTTGAAGCTTTTGCCAGTTTTTATGGCGCAGATTTTTATCGTTTGCCACGTAATCAGGATCACATCACGCTCATCAGGCAGCCCTGGAAAATTCCTGGACAGTTTGAGTTTGCAGATAATCAACTGGTGCCGCTGGGTGCAGGAGAGTATCTCAACTGGAAGTTGTCTACTTAA
- the rsmI gene encoding 16S rRNA (cytidine(1402)-2'-O)-methyltransferase yields the protein MVELPIVHKEIKGILYVVATPIGNLSDITLRALEVLSEVEVIAAEHIQTAQKLLSRHGVTTRVIPVHQHNENSAVEKIIFFLNNNQSVALITDAGTPAISDPGARLVRSVRERGYSVVPIPGANAAISALSASGLLAPHFFFYGFLPVKSTERRRRLTALKSLHACILVFYEAPHRILETVTDMVHIFGVERGVTFARELTKVFETIHTCALGDAIAWLQADTNRLRGEFVLLLTAIEPPLQTEFLNPQVEQTLAVLQKNLPLKHAVQLTAEITGENRKRLYAIALEKQKAVS from the coding sequence ATGGTGGAATTACCAATTGTGCATAAGGAAATCAAAGGGATATTATATGTTGTCGCTACGCCGATTGGTAATTTAAGTGATATTACCTTGCGTGCGCTCGAAGTATTATCCGAAGTGGAAGTGATTGCAGCTGAGCACATTCAGACGGCTCAAAAATTACTGTCGCGTCATGGCGTTACGACCCGCGTGATACCCGTTCATCAGCATAATGAAAACAGCGCTGTCGAAAAAATAATTTTTTTTCTGAATAATAATCAGTCTGTTGCCTTGATTACGGACGCGGGAACTCCGGCAATATCTGATCCTGGCGCAAGACTGGTACGTAGTGTGCGTGAACGGGGCTACAGTGTTGTGCCGATACCAGGTGCCAATGCGGCCATCAGTGCGCTGTCTGCATCGGGTTTGCTGGCGCCTCATTTCTTTTTCTATGGGTTTCTACCGGTAAAGTCTACAGAACGTCGACGCAGATTGACTGCGCTCAAGTCCCTGCATGCCTGTATTCTGGTTTTTTATGAGGCGCCACACCGCATACTTGAAACTGTAACGGATATGGTTCACATTTTTGGAGTGGAACGTGGGGTTACCTTTGCGCGCGAACTGACAAAGGTTTTTGAGACTATCCATACTTGCGCATTAGGTGATGCGATAGCCTGGTTGCAGGCCGATACCAACCGCTTGCGTGGTGAGTTTGTTTTATTATTGACAGCGATTGAGCCACCTTTACAAACTGAGTTTTTGAACCCACAAGTAGAGCAGACGCTTGCCGTTCTGCAAAAAAATCTACCTTTGAAGCATGCTGTGCAGCTAACGGCGGAAATTACCGGTGAGAACCGTAAGAGACTATATGCAATTGCATTAGAGAAACAGAAGGCAGTATCATGA
- a CDS encoding penicillin-binding protein activator has product MKNLLRCCLVWLLSSNIYISASANQPNEEFLSNTIPSHLGGHFALLLPFDSPTLRQAAFAVQKGFENAARLEPDFIRQIIPYPTDDKASSVLSAYQQAVDDGAHMIIGPLTRDSVDTLVLSHLISLPTLALNYPTNKMASLSAQLFFFGINIESEAQYIAKMAAASGKYHAVILVDRSELSKRLKAAFADAWLKTNPDFSAEEMEISFREKLSVLSGHNHKQDHIIFLALNSFNSESVRSLIHPSTPIYATSLVFGNKDPAYVERLEAVRFIDMPWLIQPELAPVQHYHSPNMPTDISLQRFYALGIDAFQLAQKILEYRSPETIVLDGVSGFIHPSLPGHFNRRLIPAIFKKGNIVPDN; this is encoded by the coding sequence ATGAAAAATTTACTGCGATGTTGTCTGGTATGGTTGTTATCATCGAACATTTATATATCTGCTTCTGCCAATCAACCCAATGAAGAATTTTTATCAAATACCATCCCATCTCACCTTGGAGGACATTTTGCCCTCCTTCTCCCCTTTGATTCCCCCACTCTGAGGCAAGCTGCATTTGCGGTACAAAAAGGGTTCGAGAACGCAGCCAGGCTTGAACCAGATTTTATTCGGCAGATCATCCCCTATCCAACTGACGATAAGGCGTCAAGTGTTCTATCGGCCTATCAACAAGCTGTTGATGACGGTGCCCACATGATAATCGGCCCCCTTACACGAGACAGCGTGGATACGCTCGTATTGAGTCACCTAATTTCTCTGCCAACATTAGCTCTGAATTATCCGACAAACAAAATGGCCAGTCTTTCGGCACAACTTTTCTTTTTTGGTATTAATATCGAGTCAGAAGCACAGTACATTGCCAAAATGGCAGCAGCCAGTGGTAAATATCATGCAGTCATTCTCGTAGATCGTAGCGAATTATCAAAAAGACTGAAAGCAGCTTTTGCGGATGCCTGGCTGAAAACCAATCCGGATTTTTCAGCGGAGGAAATGGAAATCAGTTTTCGCGAGAAACTCTCCGTGCTTTCCGGACATAATCACAAGCAAGATCATATCATTTTCCTTGCACTCAACTCCTTTAATAGCGAATCAGTGCGTTCACTCATTCATCCCAGTACGCCGATTTATGCCACTTCCCTCGTATTTGGCAACAAAGACCCAGCTTACGTTGAAAGACTGGAAGCAGTACGCTTTATTGATATGCCCTGGTTGATACAGCCAGAACTTGCTCCGGTTCAACATTATCATTCACCCAATATGCCAACCGATATCAGTCTACAAAGATTCTATGCGTTAGGAATTGATGCGTTCCAGCTGGCGCAAAAGATTCTGGAATATCGCTCACCAGAGACGATCGTACTGGATGGGGTCAGTGGATTTATTCATCCGAGCCTACCCGGTCATTTCAATCGTAGACTCATACCGGCAATATTCAAGAAAGGCAATATTGTCCCAGATAATTGA
- a CDS encoding YraN family protein: MIHKGSDAENLAAIFLGQNKLRLVARNYRCRFGEIDLIMQDDDTLVFVEVRMRSSDHYGGAAASITPRKQAKLIQTARYYLSHQDNDMLCRFDAILISGNSEIEWIQNAFDEP, translated from the coding sequence ATGATACATAAAGGATCCGATGCCGAAAATCTGGCAGCCATCTTTCTAGGCCAGAACAAACTAAGGTTAGTGGCAAGAAATTATCGCTGCCGCTTTGGAGAAATTGATTTAATTATGCAGGATGATGATACGCTGGTATTTGTCGAAGTCAGAATGCGCAGTAGTGATCATTATGGTGGCGCCGCTGCGAGCATCACCCCCAGAAAACAAGCAAAACTTATCCAAACCGCCAGATACTATCTGTCCCATCAGGATAACGATATGCTCTGTCGCTTCGATGCCATCCTTATTTCTGGAAATAGTGAAATAGAGTGGATACAAAACGCATTTGATGAACCATGA